The Dehalobacter sp. DNA window ATTTGCCGCCAGTACAACATGCGCCTGCTGGGTCCCAACTGTGTTGGTTTTATTGATACTTATACTCCGATCAATGCCACTTTTCTTAAAGGATTTCCCGCTAAAGGGGGAATTGCCTTCATCTCCCAGAGCGGGGCCATGCTGGCGGCGGTTTTGGACTGGAGCCTGTCGGCCGGGATAGGGTATAGTAAAATTTTCAGCATGGGAAACAAGGCTGATTTAAATGAAGTGGACTGTATATCTGAAGCGGCGGAGGACCCCAATACAAAAGTTATTATTTGTTATATTGAAGACGTGGCATACGGTCCTGAATTTTTAAAAG harbors:
- a CDS encoding CoA-binding protein — its product is MAVVGASKTPGKIGYVLVNNLIESGYKGKVYPVHPKEKEILGLACFSAVKEIPGEVETAVFAVPSGRVLDIAVECGQKGVKNLVVLTAGFKETGREGAELEKKFISICRQYNMRLLGPNCVGFIDTYTPINATFLKGFPAKGGIAFISQSGAMLAAVLDWSLSAGIGYSKIFSMGNKADLNEVDCISEAAEDPNTKVIICYIEDVAYGPEFLK